A region of the Peredibacter starrii genome:
AATAGTGCCCCGACGGATTCTTGAAAGCGTTTTTGTGATTGAGTGATTTCTGGCTTCGTCATAAAATCTTTTTATTTCCATTGGTTTCAAATGAAGTTGTCAAATTTTGACTGGACTGACAAGGACTCTGTTAAATGGTTTATCCTTCTGCCTTCTGGGCACGAGGGGCCTTACTCATTGGCGGAACTTGAGCAATTAGTCGAGGACAAAAAAATAACTCCAGAAGTTAAAATCTGGAGCGAAGGCATGGCAGAGTCTGTTCCTTTCAGCACTTCTTTTACGGCCAAAAAACCACTGCCTGAAATTCCCGTAGAAAAAGTTCCCAAAGTACCAAAGGATGAGGTCCCGGATCTTCCTCCAATTCCTGAAGAAGAAACACCTCCTCCATTTACAGAAGAGCTTCCTCCAATTCCTGAGACCGAAGAGAGTGCACCGGTAAAGGCCAGAAAAATGTGGCCCTTTGCAGTGGCAGTCGGGGTCATCATGGTGGGTTTTGTTTTTGCCAGCATGATTAAGAATTACGAGAAAGTAGAGATCCGTCGTTTTCCAAAAATGACGATGGAACTCCATGAGAAAATTTCTAAAGAGCTTGGCTTTCAGGGATGGGACAAACCCATTTTCTTTAAAGAATATCTTCCAAGTGATCACTCTCACATCTGGCTTGTGACTTCGAGCTTTGAAACTTGTAAGGTTGAAGTTAATTTTAAATCTTTACCGGGTAAGCTTCTCGCGCTTGATGATCAGAATGTTGCTTTCAAATCATCAGGTGTTCTCACTAATCACGTCGTGGAACTTTCGAGCTTTGATTTCTCGGCCGGCACAAAAATTGTTCCGGGCATGTATGAAATGGATGTCAAGGCCTCTGAGTGTGCCTGGGAAGGCTTTCTGGCAAAACTCATGAATAAATTTGTTCCTCCTGCCACAAACTATATGGCGAGAACAAAAGTTGTTTTATTCACCAAGGGTGCCGAAGAATTCAATCGCATTCTGGAGAAATTGATCAAACAAAAGACTCAAAAAGAGCTTTTGGCCCAGAGTCATGAAGACATGTTCTGGCAGGACCTTCAGCAGAAGCTTCAAACCCTAGAGGCCATTTCACTTCAAATCGAACAGCACTTTCTGGATTTTCTGGAGAAGGGCAAATTTCAAACGAACTTGAAACCGATGGTCGATTCTTATACGAAGAAATTCGGATCATTCCTCACGAACTTCGTGGTGGAAAATGAGAAGTACTTTAAGGACGTGGATCTCTCTCAAGTGAAGGGCGGATCGACTCGCAGAAATTACGAAACAATGGTTCGTATGACGTCTAAACGAATTGGTTTTGAGTCTATGAAATTCATCGAAGAGTTCCAGGCGAAGAAGGGAAATCCGACTTCGAGCCAAATCCAGGATTATTCAAATCGAATCCGCAAAGCTTTCTCCGCCATTAAGAATGATATTACTCAAAAAATACTTCAGGTTTCTGAAGATCGATCTCGCTAACTGAAAACGTTTTGGCCGCTTCAAAATCGTGTTCACCTTTCGGTTTCACTTTCGCGCCCCAGACTTTCATATCATGTTCAAAAATCATGGTGAGATTCTTGTCCATTATAAAGCGATAGAATTCCGCCTTATTAACCGTCGTAATTCCCGGAGCGATGTCATAACCCATGACCCAAGGAATGGAGATATGCGCGCTGGTAGGAACAAGGTCCGCCATATAAATGAACTTCTCATCATAAGGATGAACCAAAAACGGCGTGTGTCCGTGAGAGACTCTAAAATAGAGACTGTCAGGACCATCAGTTAAAATTGTCCCTTGTTCACCATTTAACCAATGAATCTTGCCATCTTTCTCGGCCTTTTCGATCAGCGGTTTAAAGTACTGAGTATGAAACGATCCCGCGTCCCGCATGGTTGGATGAAGGGAATAGTCATAATGTTGACGGTGGATGTGGAGTGTTGCATTAGGAAAAACAGTCAGGTGTTCCTGCTCATCATGTCCCAATCCACCCACGTGATCAAAATGAAGGTGAGTAACAATCAGATCCGTGATGTCCGAGGGCTTCAGATTGAAGTTCTTTTGAAGTGTCTCTACTAATGGGTTCTGTGGACCCACAACTCCGAAGCGATCATCGAACTTTTCCCCGTGATAATCACCAATTCCAGTGTCCACCAGGATATTTTTGGTGGCAGTTTGAATAAGCATGACACGAAGACTCAATTGGATTCGATTCAATTCATCGGCCGGAATTTGTTTCGACCATAATGGTTTTGGAATAATCCCGAACATAGCGCCGCCATCAAGTTTGAAGACAGCGGGATGGAGGATAAAATATTTTTTAGTCATAACACCTCGCGCCTCTATGATGCCTCTTCAATTCCGCGTTTTTCAAGACCTTTTCGTTGTCTGACCCCGCAAAATGCCTATAATGTGTCCTATTCAAATGAAGTTTTAAGGAGAGCCTATGAATGTGCATGAGTACCAGGCCAAAGACCTGATGCGACAGTTCAACATCTCGGTGCTTAAAGGCGGAGTTGCTAATACTCCAGCTGAGGCCGTAGAAGTTGCTAAAAAACTAGATACTAAAGTTTGGGTTGTTAAAGCTCAAATTCATGCCGGAGGCCGTGGTAAGGGTGGCGGTGTTAAGCTTGCTCGCTCTCTAGAAGAAGTTGAAAAACTTGCTAAAGAAATTATTGGCATGCAACTTGTTACTCACCAAACAGGACCTGAAGGTAAGAAAGTTCTTAAAGTTCTTATCGAGCAAGGTTGTGACATCGATCACGAGTACTACTGTGGTATCGTTCTAGATCGTACAGTTGGAAAAGTCGCTATGATGGTTTCAACTGAAGGCGGTATGGACATTGAGACAGTTGCTCACAATACTCCAGAAAAAATCATTAAGTGCCACATTGATCCTGCAACTGGTTTCACACCAGCTCACGGTCGTAAACTTGGATACGCTCTAGGTCTTAAAGGCGAAACACTTAAGAAAGCTGTTTCTTTCTTCGAGAACCTTTACAAGCTATACATTGAAAAAGACTGTTCAATCGCTGAGATCAACCCGCTTGTTACAACTAAGCAAGGTGACGTTCTAGCTCTTGACGGTAAACTTAACTTCGATGACAACGCTCTTTTCCGTCACCCGGAAATCGAAGCGATGAGAGACGTGACAGAAGAATCTGCTCAAGAACTTGAAGC
Encoded here:
- a CDS encoding MBL fold metallo-hydrolase, translated to MTKKYFILHPAVFKLDGGAMFGIIPKPLWSKQIPADELNRIQLSLRVMLIQTATKNILVDTGIGDYHGEKFDDRFGVVGPQNPLVETLQKNFNLKPSDITDLIVTHLHFDHVGGLGHDEQEHLTVFPNATLHIHRQHYDYSLHPTMRDAGSFHTQYFKPLIEKAEKDGKIHWLNGEQGTILTDGPDSLYFRVSHGHTPFLVHPYDEKFIYMADLVPTSAHISIPWVMGYDIAPGITTVNKAEFYRFIMDKNLTMIFEHDMKVWGAKVKPKGEHDFEAAKTFSVSEIDLQKPEVFFE
- a CDS encoding DUF4339 domain-containing protein, with the translated sequence MKLSNFDWTDKDSVKWFILLPSGHEGPYSLAELEQLVEDKKITPEVKIWSEGMAESVPFSTSFTAKKPLPEIPVEKVPKVPKDEVPDLPPIPEEETPPPFTEELPPIPETEESAPVKARKMWPFAVAVGVIMVGFVFASMIKNYEKVEIRRFPKMTMELHEKISKELGFQGWDKPIFFKEYLPSDHSHIWLVTSSFETCKVEVNFKSLPGKLLALDDQNVAFKSSGVLTNHVVELSSFDFSAGTKIVPGMYEMDVKASECAWEGFLAKLMNKFVPPATNYMARTKVVLFTKGAEEFNRILEKLIKQKTQKELLAQSHEDMFWQDLQQKLQTLEAISLQIEQHFLDFLEKGKFQTNLKPMVDSYTKKFGSFLTNFVVENEKYFKDVDLSQVKGGSTRRNYETMVRMTSKRIGFESMKFIEEFQAKKGNPTSSQIQDYSNRIRKAFSAIKNDITQKILQVSEDRSR
- the sucC gene encoding ADP-forming succinate--CoA ligase subunit beta, whose amino-acid sequence is MNVHEYQAKDLMRQFNISVLKGGVANTPAEAVEVAKKLDTKVWVVKAQIHAGGRGKGGGVKLARSLEEVEKLAKEIIGMQLVTHQTGPEGKKVLKVLIEQGCDIDHEYYCGIVLDRTVGKVAMMVSTEGGMDIETVAHNTPEKIIKCHIDPATGFTPAHGRKLGYALGLKGETLKKAVSFFENLYKLYIEKDCSIAEINPLVTTKQGDVLALDGKLNFDDNALFRHPEIEAMRDVTEESAQELEAGKFGLSYISLDGNIGCLVNGAGLAMATLDILKLHGGTPANFLDVGGGATKETVQKAFSIILQDSNVKAILVNIFGGIMKCDIIANGVVDAAREMGLTVPLVVRLEGTNVALGKKILAESGLKITPANDLADAAKKAVEAAKGAK